A genomic segment from Asterias amurensis chromosome 6, ASM3211899v1 encodes:
- the LOC139938367 gene encoding uncharacterized protein KIAA2013 homolog: MGLATLLKRLSAMASNPRSRKIIFLAIAALVCFGYIGPWVIHHNQTVKVTTGCLTLKLKELESEMSQVEASIYQADKHEGSADRVIPFVGNGNIGLVANVLKANGIMVRNEESWINIGLYRPLVRAKLIGLKDQSATVLHYKKAQVQRYQCYSVEESCVLVKTNTLVHRVMPSVMLQEIIVENDADQPVTLELARNGPHKWKGSASTMEMYTVNGKTREYVLSAGDVAISNPAGGNRVIVLVIAASVLEKKIVVPSKSVHREHVLTIVKYSDPVGSSSPQISARLVDEANDEFFKLLHQDFSELIQEHESTWTQQIWNTGLVQEPLAIPLNPRVDTEVQRQLSHIAAVHLFNILTTAVMYYMMSSIQAPLLTPSVPIQRKKEVIMALQQPGSCFSGQPTLFEDSLWRPVNSEKELADLLSHWQHVLYKHGCHSLLSVGVTGIMQAMMLSFLAGQFTERELSFHADPLLFRNKFHLHNIFYNTSFLHVDINPNPGEQGIFISTTSIQAKGVTPIKLYACGTGCEGTPILLTASMQQIPLKWTEPQTPFLYISHDVKHLAYLKQKIIHFKHLYELDAAAVNALMPVIIDNKDKQGFQMPVIVWVIIIICILIFHMFLLNLVYREYCSGSSGVKLSEKTSRA, translated from the coding sequence ATGGGTCTAGCCACTCTACTCAAACGCCTGTCCGCAATGGCCTCAAATCCCCGCAGCCGCAAAATCATCTTCCTCGCCATCGCTGCGCTGGTTTGCTTCGGTTACATCGGTCCATGGGTCATCCACCACAACCAGACAGTCAAAGTCACTACAGGCTGTCTAACGCTAAAACTCAAGGAACTGGAAAGCGAAATGAGCCAAGTGGAAGCTTCTATTTACCAGGCGGATAAACATGAAGGCAGTGCAGATCGTGTTATACCGTTTGTTGGGAATGGTAACATTGGTCTAGTTGCCAACGTCTTAAAAGCTAATGGAATTATGGTGAGAAATGAGGAGTCATGGATTAATATAGGATTGTACCGCCCTCTTGTGAGAGCCAAGCTTATTGGCCTCAAAGACCAGAGCGCAACTGTTTTACACTACAAGAAAGCACAGGTGCAGAGGTACCAGTGTTACTCTGTAGAGGAATCTTGTGTGTTGGTCAAAACTAATACACTTGTTCATAGAGTTATGCCTTCCGTCATGCTGCAAGAAATTATTGTAGAAAATGATGCCGATCAACCAGTCACGTTGGAACTCGCACGGAACGGTCCACACAAGTGGAAGGGCTCAGCATCAACAATGGAGATGTACACGGTGAATGGCAAGACTCGGGAGTATGTGTTATCCGCAGGTGATGTCGCAATCTCGAATCCTGCCGGTGGTAATAGAGTGATTGTTTTGGTCATTGCAGCAAGTGTGTTAGAAAAGAAAATCGTAGTGCCATCGAAATCGGTTCACAGAGAGCATGTCTTGACGATCGTGAAATATTCAGATCCTGTGGGTAGCAGCTCTCCTCAAATCAGTGCGCGTTTAGTTGACGAAGCTAACGATGAGTTTTTCAAACTGCTGCACCAAGATTTCTCCGAGTTGATCCAAGAACATGAGAGCACGTGGACGCAGCAAATCTGGAACACAGGTCTCGTCCAAGAACCTCTTGCGATTCCGCTCAATCCACGCGTAGATACTGAGGTGCAGCGACAACTGAGCCACATTGCCGCTGTCCATCTCTTTAACATCCTCACAACAGCCGTGATGTATTACATGATGTCCTCCATTCAGGCGCCTTTGCTGACTCCATCCGTCCCCATCCAACGCAAAAAGGAAGTCATAATGGCCTTGCAGCAACCAGGGTCATGCTTCAGCGGACAACCAACGCTCTTTGAAGACTCTCTGTGGCGTCCTGTAAACTCGGAAAAAGAATTAGCGGACCTTCTATCTCACTGGCAGCATGTTTTATACAAGCACGGCTGCCATAGCCTTCTATCCGTCGGAGTAACTGGTATCATGCAAGCGATGATGTTGAGTTTCCTCGCCGGGCAGTTCACCGAACGTGAGCTCTCCTTCCACGCCGATCCGCTGCTGTTCCGCAACAAATTCCATCTGCATAATATATTTTACAACACGTCCTTCCTGCACGTTGATATCAATCCCAATCCGGGCGAGCAAGGGATCTTCATCAGCACCACCAGTATACAGGCTAAGGGCGTTACGCCCATAAAACTTTACGCCTGCGGAACCGGGTGTGAGGGCACACCCATACTCCTCACCGCTTCTATGCAACAAATCCCTTTAAAATGGACCGAGCCGCAAACCCCGTTTCTTTACATCTCGCACGACGTGAAACACTTAGCGTACTTGAAGCAGAAGATCATCCACTTTAAACATCTGTATGAGTTAGACGCGGCAGCGGTGAATGCTCTGATGCCTGTCATCATCGACAACAAAGACAAGCAAGGCTTCCAGATGCCTGTCATTGTCTgggtcattattattatctgtaTTTTAATCTTCCACATGTTTCTGTTGAATCTGGTGTATAGGGAATATTGCTCAGGATCCTCAGGGGTGAAGCTCTCAGAGAAAACCAGCAGGGCGTGA